Proteins encoded together in one Triticum dicoccoides isolate Atlit2015 ecotype Zavitan chromosome 7B, WEW_v2.0, whole genome shotgun sequence window:
- the LOC119337713 gene encoding cystinosin homolog isoform X1, which translates to MSSSWNSVGLEVLYQVIGWIAFVAWSFSFYPQVVLNYRRKSVVGLNFDFLVLNFTKHSSYLIYNAALFFSPFIQKQYHDKFGDKEMIPVAANDVAFSLHAVALTSFTLYQVFIYERGNQKVSKVCISISAVVWSAAIVCLIVAWPKSNWLWLIDVFNSIQVAMTTVKYIPQAVMNFRRKSTVGWSIGNILLDLTGGVLNFGQMGVQSIDQHTLVNFYGNIGKTLLSLETVFFDVLFIIQHYVLYPVKRDENGKAIISERVAPLIRPSDKPEEDSV; encoded by the exons ATGTCGTCGTCGTGGAACTCGGTGGGGCTGGAGGTGCTCTACCAGGTCATCGGGTGGATCGCCTTCGTGGCCTGGTCCTTCAGCTTCTACCCGCAGGTCGTCCTCAACTACAGGCGCAAGAG TGTCGTCGGTTTGAACTTCGATTTTCTGGTGCTGAATTTCACAAAGCACTCTTCCTACCTCATATACAATGCTGCTCTATTCTTCAGCCCCTTCATCCAGAAACAGTATCATGACAAGTTTGGTGATAAAGAG ATGATTCCTGTTGCTGCAAATGATGTtgctttctctctacatgcagtggcCTTGACATCTTTTACCCTTTACCAAGTTTTTATTTATGAG CGTGGAAATCAGAAAGTCTCCAAAGTGTGCATATCAATCTCTGCTGTTGTCTGGTCAGCCGCTATTGTTTGCCTCATTGTAGCTTGGCCAAAAAGTAACTGGCTATGGCTTATCGATGTATTCAA TTCAATACAGGTTGCGATGACAACAGTCAAGTACATCCCTCAG GCTGTGATGAACTTCAGGCGGAAGAGTACAGTTGGTTGGAGTATTGGAAATATTTTACTTGATCTTACAGGAGGGGTGCTGAACTTTGGTCAGATGGGTGTGCAATCTATTGATCAGC ACACTTTAGTGAATTTCTATGGAAATATCGGCAAGACTCTTCTTTCGTTG GAAACTGTTTTCTTCGATGTTCTCTTCATAATTCAACACTATGTGTTGTACCCTGTCAAACGGGATGAGAATGGTAAGGCCATCATTTCTGAGAGGGTAGCTCCTCTGATCAGGCCCTCAGATAAGCCTGAAGAAGATAGtgtatga
- the LOC119337713 gene encoding cystinosin homolog isoform X2: protein MSSSWNSVGLEVLYQVIGWIAFVAWSFSFYPQVVLNYRRKSVVGLNFDFLVLNFTKHSSYLIYNAALFFSPFIQKQYHDKFGDKEMIPVAANDVAFSLHAVALTSFTLYQVFIYERGNQKVSKVCISISAVVWSAAIVCLIVAWPKSNWLWLIDVFNSIQVAMTTVKYIPQAVMNFRRKSTVGWSIGNILLDLTGGVLNFGQMGVQSIDQHTLVNFYGNIGKTLLSLETVFFDVLFIIQHYVLYPVKRDENDSEYPVLPVQVKDGKDGTPV from the exons ATGTCGTCGTCGTGGAACTCGGTGGGGCTGGAGGTGCTCTACCAGGTCATCGGGTGGATCGCCTTCGTGGCCTGGTCCTTCAGCTTCTACCCGCAGGTCGTCCTCAACTACAGGCGCAAGAG TGTCGTCGGTTTGAACTTCGATTTTCTGGTGCTGAATTTCACAAAGCACTCTTCCTACCTCATATACAATGCTGCTCTATTCTTCAGCCCCTTCATCCAGAAACAGTATCATGACAAGTTTGGTGATAAAGAG ATGATTCCTGTTGCTGCAAATGATGTtgctttctctctacatgcagtggcCTTGACATCTTTTACCCTTTACCAAGTTTTTATTTATGAG CGTGGAAATCAGAAAGTCTCCAAAGTGTGCATATCAATCTCTGCTGTTGTCTGGTCAGCCGCTATTGTTTGCCTCATTGTAGCTTGGCCAAAAAGTAACTGGCTATGGCTTATCGATGTATTCAA TTCAATACAGGTTGCGATGACAACAGTCAAGTACATCCCTCAG GCTGTGATGAACTTCAGGCGGAAGAGTACAGTTGGTTGGAGTATTGGAAATATTTTACTTGATCTTACAGGAGGGGTGCTGAACTTTGGTCAGATGGGTGTGCAATCTATTGATCAGC ACACTTTAGTGAATTTCTATGGAAATATCGGCAAGACTCTTCTTTCGTTG GAAACTGTTTTCTTCGATGTTCTCTTCATAATTCAACACTATGTGTTGTACCCTGTCAAACGGGATGAGAATG